A stretch of Castanea sativa cultivar Marrone di Chiusa Pesio chromosome 2, ASM4071231v1 DNA encodes these proteins:
- the LOC142625455 gene encoding U-box domain-containing protein 52-like — protein MWLPKKKEIKKTEEGNGIVAVAIDNDKGSQQALKWATDHLLSKGETLVLIHVVKRASSYGGKRAAICDSNEKAASLRRQQLEQQNRDIFFTYHCYCSRKDIHCLDVLLEDTDIGKALTDYVAYAAIEKLVLGAPRHGFLRFKLSSIPSTVSKGAPDFCSVYVIPKGIHFSSVRKASRPAPYTSPLLEQIKKLSAKSIETSATPSRLTMNLRVNLQHLSVIDNDIFQPSVCKVKRDIMVARTPFTKGGRDMNSKAYSEILESNNDIPFISCEKPSTEKMFPTVCSFTDSGQTSQLSTQSIYLDSKVNDLSRSDYFSSSSQESGRTSCSWSSQNLDDEEAKMRRLKLHLKQKMDMYSAASREAFKANQKAMELHHWKLAEERKLDEVRLAEEAALSIAEKERARSKAAAKRIAELETQKRANEKIKALKEAEQARRVLDNLAQSDLKYRRYTIEEIERATNFFSESLKIGEGGYGTVYRCFLDHTPVAVKVLRPDAAQGRSQFLREVDILGCIRHPNMVLLLGSCPEFGILVYEYMANGSLDDCLFRKGNTPALSWQLRFRIAAEIATGLLFLHQTKPEPVVHCDLKPGNILLGHNYVSKISDVGLARVIPAVDENVTQYHMTSTVGTFCYIDPEYQQTGMLDVKSDIYSLGIMLLQLITAKPPMGLAYIVEQSIENGSFTEMLDPAVLDWPVEEALCFAKLALQCAELRRKDRPDLCKEVLPELSRLRELAEEKMNYIL, from the exons ATGTGGCttccaaagaaaaaagagataaagaagACAGAAGAAGGAAATGGGATAGTTGCAGTTGCCATAGACAATGACAAAGGGAGCCAACAAGCTCTCAAATGGGCTACTGACCATCTTCTTTCCAAGGGCGAAACTCTCGTTCTAATCCATGTTGTTAAAAGAGCATCCTCAT ATGGGGGAAAGCGTGCTGCCATTTGTGATAGCAATGAAAAAGCTGCCTCACTGCGCAGACAACAACTTGAGCAGCAAAATAGGGATATATTCTTTACCTACCACTGCTACTGTTCTCGTAAAGAT ATACACTGCCTCGATGTCTTACTCGAAGACACAGATATAGGAAAAGCATTAACAGACTATGTTGCCTATGCTGCAATAGAGAAGTTGGTTCTTGGTGCTCCGCGGCATGGATTTTTGAG ATTCAAGTTATCAAGCATTCCAAGCACTGTATCAAAAGGGGCACCAGATTTCTGCTCCGTATATGTGATCCCAAAAGGGATCCACTTCTCTTCAGTGCGAAAAGCATCTCGTCCAGCCCCCTATACTTCCCCACTACTTGAACAAATTAAGAAACTAAGTGCCAAAAGCATTGAAACTTCTGCCACACCCTCCAGACTTACAATGAACTTAAGAG TAAACTTGCAACACCTTAGTGTTATTGATAATGATATTTTTCAACCATCTGTCTGCAAAGTAAAAAGGGATATCATGGTTGCAAG GACGCCATTCACAAAAGGAGGAAGAGATATGAATTCAAAGGCCTATTCGGAAATTCTAGAATCAAATAATGATATACCATTTATAAGCTGTGAGAAGCCAAGCACTGAAAAGATGTTTCCTACAGTCTGCAGTTTTACTGATTCAGGCCAAACCTCTCAGCTTTCAACTCAATCAATCTATTTAGATTCCAAGGTCAATGACCTCAGTCGTTCGGATTATTTCTCATCAAGTTCACAGGAGAGTGGtagaacatcttgttcatggtcATCCCAGAATTTG GATGATGAGGAAGCTAAGATGAGGAGACTGAAGCTGCACCTGAAGCAAAAAATGGACATGTACAGTGCAGCATCCCGAGAGGCATTTAAAGCAAATCAAAAG GCAATGGAGCTGCATCATTGGAAACTTGCAGAAGAGCGGAAGTTAGATGAGGTAAGACTAGCAGAGGAAGCTGCACTGTCAATAGCAGAGAAAGAAAGAGCTAGGTCCAAGGCAGCTGCAAAGAGGATTGCAGAGTTGGAAACACAAAAAAGAGCAAATGAAAAAATCAAAGCCCTCAAAGAAGCAGAGCAAGCGAGGCGGGTATTGGATAATCTAGCCCAAAGTGATCTCAAATACAGGAGATACACAATTGAGGAGATTGAGAGGGCAACAAATTTCTTTTCTGAATCTCTTAAGATTGGGGAAGGAGGTTATGGCACTGTGTATAGGTGTTTCCTTGATCATACACCAGTCGCAGTCAAGGTTTTACGTCCAGATGCTGCTCAAGGGAGATCACAATTTCTGCGAGAG GTAGACATACTTGGCTGTATAAGACATCCCAATATGGTACTCCTTCTAGGATCCTGTCCCGAGTTTGGCATCCTGGTCTATGAATACATGGCTAATGGAAGTTTAGATGACTGTCTCTTCCGGAAAGGAAACACTCCAGCTCTCTCTTGGCAACTCAGGTTCCGAATTGCAGCAGAAATTGCCACAGGCCTGCTCTTCCTCCATCAGACCAAGCCAGAGCCAGTAGTGCACTGTGACCTCAAGCCAGGAAACATTTTGCTAGGCCACAACTATGTCAGTAAGATTAGTGATGTTGGATTGGCCAGGGTCATACCTGCTGTAGATGAAAATGTAACACAGTACCACATGACCTCAACAGTTGGAACCTTCTGCTATATTGATCCAGAATATCAACAAACAGGAATGCTTGATGTAAAGTCTGATATCTATTCCCTAGGAATCATGCTTCTGCAGTTGATAACAGCCAAGCCACCAATGGGCCTGGCTTACATTGTTGAACAGTCTATTGAGAACGGTTCATTCACAGAGATGCTAGACCCAGCTGTGCTTGATTGGCCAGTTGAAGAAGCATTGTGCTTTGCAAAGCTAGCACTCCAATGTGCAGAACTCAGACGGAAAGACCGGCCAGATCTTTGCAAGGAAGTATTGCCGGAGCTCAGTAGACTGAGAGAACTAGCTGAAGAAAAGATGAACTATATCCTCTAA
- the LOC142623321 gene encoding serine/threonine-protein kinase TIO, whose amino-acid sequence MGIENYHVIELVGEGSFGKVYKGRRKFTGQTVAMKFIMKHGKSEKDIQNLRQEIEILRKLKHENIIEMLDSFESEQEFCVVTEFAQGELFEILEDDKCLPEEQVQAIAKQLVRALHYLHSNRIIHRDMKPQNILIGAGSVVKLCDFGFARAMSTNTVVLRSIKGTPLYMAPELVREQPYNHTADLWSLGVILYELFVGQPPFYTNSVYALIRHIVKDPVKYPDNMSQNFKSFLRGLLNKVPQNRLTWPTLLEHPFVQETSDEVDAREMRAATAAARGCDAAWRGEGKSNLPATFESNNGPSLKSDAHLNSPNSATCNPSPREELSRFASPNDAKQSGCQTLDRLENTSRTVKGAQIIGQDNEALAHVLLQLKRWSTGSQNYFRDQDVISSSQSLRILLNLLAAGAINSSGLLDEIIRELLVFTATVVSLKSSEFYDLIAKSFSVIKMLLDNCGSGIASSYFRHWVALSEIFSQVVGCNEEACGRVLYESSACITIMLSRVAQGLKATHLTSVPEAGSALNETLKKILDHAKTTGLVDLLCHCLVNSGSSLISGSSNMLRAACEACRATWSLIDALETLFLRESPLLFPLNALRSHSLVRLDIRDHERGSLIGPESAKIVDVVTRTFVRSKAVQVAIYYCLHQRLETAMSAGIQLLSRCCVHSGLVPGVLCGLPSSLPVTTIVSGGGDGTLVSEIFSILSLCTSSSNKDPQTGETNNLRCKLSNPYTLVLHSCLILATVAQCLKSTGRNSALFMLTTSPKKQQSRLSFLAHYFSSSDDGINSFQPHSASAMLALASILSLEAGSSIESPVSENALPLIPRTATLCDYLKYSSSNETEVDPSYPNGVLSYWHGLRDGCVGLLEARLKWGGPLAVQQLCASGIPLLLVELLANNNSNASQGIDISKDRIGLSPIGVVWTVSSICHCLSGGALTFRQILVRSEHIKLICDLISDVHLKLVNCWGGPGGGKDGVRDIINAVVDILAFPFVAIQNGPGLPSATASVNSGFLLNMGSPGGKVCMEENMVKVIEEDLTKYIKILLELGVPILILRCLEHVELKDLGRPVAFLAKMISHRPLAVQLVSKGLLDSNTMKRLLDSSCPREVTLDILMIVSDLARMDKGFYEYINRASVLDFLKDFLTHEDPNVRAKACSALGNMCRHNSYFYSSLARNRIIGLLIDRCDDPDKRTRKFACFAIGNAAYHNDTLYEELRRSIPQLAKLLLSAEEDKTKANAAGALSNLVRNSNKLCEDIVSKGAMQALLKLVADCSVVALNPSRKDAVNESPLKIALFSLAKMCSHPPCKQFLCSSELFPVIGRLRQSPESTISQYASVIISKVSDA is encoded by the exons ATGGGTATCGAAAACTATCACGTGATTGAGCTTGTTGGGGAAGGTTCGTTTGGTAAGGTATACAAGGGGAGGCGGAAATTTACAGGACAG ACTGTGGCAATGAAATTCATAATGAAGCATGGGAAAAGTGAGAAGGACATTCAGAATCTAAGGCAAGAAATTGAG ATTCTAAGAAAGTTGAAGCATGAAAATATCATCGAAATGCTTGACTCCTTTGAAAGTGAACAAGAGTTTTGTGTTGTCACAGAATTTGCACAA GGTGAACTATTTGAGATTCTTGAGGATGATAAGTGCCTTCCAGAAGAACAAGTCCAAGCAATTGCAAAGCAGTTG GTGAGAGCGTTGCACTACTTGCACTCAAACCGTATCATCCATCGTGATATGAAGCCACAAAACATTCTCATTGGTGCTGGGTCTGTGGTTAAG ctttgtgattttgggtttgcACGTGCAATGTCCACGAATACTGTTGTTTTGAGATCCATAAAAG GCACTCCACTGTATATGGCTCCGGAACTGGTACGGGAACAGCCTTACAACCACACGGCTGATTTATGGTCCCTTGGAGTTATTCT GTACGAATTGTTTGTTGGACAGCCCCCATTTTATACAAATTCTGTTTATGCACTCATCCGGCATATTGTTAAG GATCCAGTTAAATATCCAGACAATATgagtcaaaatttcaaaagcttTTTGAGGGGTTTGCTTAATAAG GTACCACAAAACCGACTAACTTGGCCCACTCTTCTTGAGCACCCCTTTGTTCAAGAAACTTCAGATGAAGTGGATGCTAGG GAAATGCGTGCTGCAACTGCTGCAGCTAGAGGATGTGATGCAGCATGGAGAGGTGAAG GTAAAAGCAACTTGCCAGCTACTTTTGAGAGCAATAATGGTCCAAGCCTTAAGAGTGATGCTCACTTAAATAGTCCAAACTCAGCAACATGCAATCCTTCACCACGTGAGGAGTTATCACGGTTTGCAAGTCCTAATGATGCTAAACAATCAG GTTGTCAGACATTGGACAGACTGGAAAACACTTCCCGCACAGTCAAAGGTGCACAAATAATTGGTCAAGATAACGAAGCATTAGCACATGTTTTGCTACAGTTGAAAAGATGGTCTACTGGATCTCAAAATTATTTCAG GGATCAAGATGTTATTAGTTCAAGTCAGTCGCTCAGAATTCTTTTGAACCTACTTGCAGCTGGTGCCATCAATTCTAGTGGACTACTTGATGAAATAATACGCGAACTTCTTGTTTTCACTGCTACTGTTGTTAGCTTAAAATCTTCTGAATTTTATGACTTAATAGCAAAG AGTTTTTCAGTGATCAAAATGCTGCTTGATAATTGTGGAAGTGGCATTGCAAGTTCATATTTCAGGCACTGGGTTGCATTATCTGAGATTTTTTCACAG GTTGTTGGTTGCAATGAAGAGGCTTGTGGAAGAGTTTTGTACGAGTCCAGTGCTTGCATTACCATCATGTTATCCAGAGTTGCTCAGGGTCTTAAGGCAACTCATTTGACTTCAGTTCCTGAAGCGGGTTCTGCTCTTAAtgaaacacttaaaaaaatctTGGATCATGCTAAAACGACTGGCTTAGTGGATCTTTTGTGTCACTGCTTAGTAAATTCAGGCTCGAGTCTCATTTCGGGTTCTTCAAATATGTTGCGTGCTGCATGTGAAGCATGTAGGGCTACTTGGTCACTCATAGATGCATTGGAAACCCTTTTCCTGAGGGAAAGTCCCCTTTTATTTCCATTAAATGCTTTGCGGAGTCATTCATTAGTTCGACTTGACATTAGGGACCATGAACGAGGCTCATTGATTGGCCCTGAATCAGCaaaaattgttgatgtggtgaCAAGAACATTTGTTAGGTCAAAAGCGGTGCAGGTTGCCATTTACTATTGCCTTCATCAGCGACTTGAGACTGCAATGTCTGCTGGCATTCAG CTCTTGTCAAGGTGTTGTGTACATAGTGGACTTGTTCCAGGTGTTCTTTGTGGACTTCCCAGTTCCTTACCTGTAACTACTATTGTCAGTGGTGGAGGGGATGGTACTCTTGTCTCTGAGATCTTCTCTATATTGTCTCTCTGCACTTCATCTTCAAATAAAGATCCACAAACCGGAGAAACAAATAATTTGAGGTGTAAATTAAGCAATCCTTATACCTTGGTTCTTCATTCATGCCTAATCCTTGCAACAGTTGCACAGTGTTTAAAGTCCACTGGAAGAAATTCTGCATTGTTTATGCTTACAACCTCCCCAAAGAAGCAGCAATCTCGACTTTCATTCCTTGCACACTATTTTTCTTCCTCTGATGATGGAATTAACTCATTTCAACCTCATAGTGCATCAGCTATGCTGGCTCTTGCATCCATTCTATCCCTTGAAGCTGGATCTTCTATTGAGTCTCCAGTCTCTGAAAATGCTCTGCCTTTGATTCCAAGAACTGCCACACTTTGTGATTATCTCAAATATTCATCTAGTAATGAAACTGAAGTGGATCCCAGTTACCCGAATGGTGTTCTCTCTTATTGGCATGGCCTTAGAGATGGATGTGTTGGCTTGTTAGAGGCCCGGCTCAAGTGGGGAGGACCATTAGCTGTTCAGCAGTTGTGTGCAAGTGGTATCCCTCTGCTTCTTGTTGAGTTGTTAGCCAACAACAACTCAAATGCTTCTCAAGGGATTGACATCTCAAAAGATCGAATTGGGCTATCCCCTATAGGGGTTGTGTGGACAGTTTCATCAATATGTCACTGCCTTTCAGGTGGAGCTTTAACTTTTCGTCAGATTTTGGTTAGGAGTGAACACATCAAGCTTATCTGTGACCTAATATCTGATGTACATCTCAAGCTTGTAAACTGCTGGGGTGGGCCTGGTGGAGGGAAGGATGGAGTCAGAGATATAATAAATGCAGTAGTAGATATCTTAGCATTCCCTTTTGTTGCTATACAGAACGGTCCTGGTTTGCCATCTGCCACTGCTTCTGTAAACAGTGGGTTCCTTCTCAACATGGGTTCACCCGGTGGGAAAGTATGCATGGAAGAGAATATGGTAAAAGTAATTGAGGAAGATTTGACAAAGTACATTAAAATCCTTTTGGAG TTGGGAGTGCCTATTCTTATTCTTCGGTGTTTGGAGCATGTGGAGTTGAAAGATTTGGGAAGGCCTGTTGCGTTTCTTGCTAAAATGATAAGCCATCGACCTCTAGCAGTTCAACTTGTGAGTAAAGGCTTGTTAGATTCAAATACGATGAAAAGGTTGCTTGATAGTTCATGCCCAAGAGAAGTCACACTAGATATTTTGATGATAGTTTCTGATCTAGCCCGCATGGATAAG GGATTCTATGAATACATCAATCGGGCTTCTGTTTTGGACTTTTTGAAGGATTTTCTCACCCATGAAGATCCCAATGTCCGTGCAAAGGCTTGCAGTGCTCTGGGCAACATGTGTCGGCACAATTCCTACTTTTATAGTTCACTA GCAAGGAATCGGATTATTGGCCTCCTCATTGATCGATGTGATGATCCAGACAAACGCACACGGAAATTTGCATGCTTTGCT ATTGGAAATGCAGCCTACCATAATGACACACTGTATGAAGAGCTCCGGAGATCCATTCCTCAACTTGCAAAGTTGCTGCTTTCAGCAGAGGAAGACAAGACTAAGGCCAATGCTGCAGGTGCATTAAGTAATCTTGTTCGCAACTCCAACAAGCTTTGTGAAGATATTGTATCTAAAGGAGCCATGCAG GCTTTACTGAAGTTAGTGGCTGACTGTTCTGTAGTAGCCCTGAACCCAAGTAGAAAAGATGCTGTAAATGAGTCACCATTAAAAATAGCACTTTTTTCTTTGGCAAAGATGTGTTCACACCCACCGTGCAAGCAGTTTCTCTGTTCATCAGAGTTGTTTCCAGTTATTGGACGGCTTCGACAATCCCCAGAATCAACAATTTCCCAGTACGCCTCAGTCATCATTAGCAAAGTCTCTGATGCTTGA